In the genome of Massilibacillus massiliensis, one region contains:
- the spoIIIAC gene encoding stage III sporulation protein AC — translation MGLDLLFKIAGVGILISVFHTALKQAGKEDMAHLCTLAGFTLVLLWVVQLLGKLFYTVQDVFKLQ, via the coding sequence ATGGGGCTGGATCTATTATTTAAAATTGCTGGTGTTGGAATTTTAATTTCGGTTTTTCATACAGCATTAAAACAAGCTGGGAAAGAAGACATGGCACATTTGTGCACATTAGCAGGCTTTACTTTGGTTTTGTTATGGGTAGTCCAGTTATTAGGTAAGCTATTTTATACAGTCCAGGATGTATTTAAACTTCAATAA
- the efp gene encoding elongation factor P — MISSSDFRTGLTLEIDNGVWQIVDFQHVKPGKGAAFVRTKIKNVKTGAVIERTFNPNEKLPKAHVENRAMQFLYENDGMYTFMDNETYEQTELTKEQLGDALKFLKENMDINLLTFKGTIIGVDLPNSVDLEVAECDPSVRGDTATGATKMAKLETGYSVRVPLFINQGDILRIDTRTGNYIERA, encoded by the coding sequence ATGATATCTAGTAGTGATTTTAGAACCGGGTTAACGCTTGAAATTGATAATGGAGTATGGCAGATTGTTGATTTCCAGCACGTGAAACCAGGTAAAGGGGCTGCATTTGTTAGAACAAAAATAAAAAATGTGAAAACGGGCGCAGTAATTGAACGTACTTTTAATCCAAACGAAAAATTGCCGAAAGCACATGTTGAAAATCGTGCGATGCAGTTCTTATATGAAAATGATGGTATGTATACATTTATGGATAATGAAACATATGAGCAAACTGAGCTTACAAAAGAGCAGCTTGGTGATGCTTTAAAATTCTTGAAAGAAAATATGGATATTAATCTTTTAACTTTTAAAGGAACAATCATTGGTGTTGATCTGCCTAATTCTGTAGATTTAGAAGTAGCTGAGTGTGACCCAAGTGTCCGTGGTGATACAGCAACAGGTGCCACTAAAATGGCAAAACTTGAAACCGGGTATTCTGTACGTGTGCCATTATTTATTAATCAAGGGGATATTTTACGAATTGATACACGCACTGGAAATTATATTGAACGAGCTTAA
- the aroQ gene encoding type II 3-dehydroquinate dehydratase — protein sequence MNKVLVLHGPNLNLLGLREPEIYGSTTLADIDQMLMEEAKKAGVALEAMQTNHEGILIDAIQAANDKYDFIILNAAAFTHYSIAIRDAIAAIHVPVIEVHLSNIHKREKFRHNSVIAPVVVGQICGFGADSYFAALQVVIHKLQ from the coding sequence TTGAATAAAGTTTTAGTATTACATGGGCCAAATCTTAACTTGTTAGGATTGCGTGAGCCGGAAATTTATGGTTCAACAACCCTTGCGGACATCGATCAAATGCTAATGGAAGAAGCAAAAAAAGCCGGGGTGGCTTTAGAGGCTATGCAGACGAATCATGAAGGGATACTTATCGATGCAATTCAGGCAGCGAATGATAAATATGATTTTATTATTTTAAACGCAGCCGCGTTTACGCATTATAGTATAGCAATTCGCGATGCAATTGCTGCAATTCACGTGCCTGTAATAGAAGTTCATTTGTCTAATATTCATAAACGTGAGAAATTTAGGCATAATTCTGTTATTGCACCGGTTGTAGTTGGGCAAATATGTGGTTTTGGTGCTGATAGTTATTTTGCTGCATTGCAAGTTGTTATTCATAAATTACAATAG
- the spoIIIAD gene encoding stage III sporulation protein AD, with protein sequence MEIIKIVGVGFVVTMLALILKKDRPEFAIQLSLAVTVIIFLLILNKLHVILQLFYDLAEKANISMLYLNTLLKIIGIAYITEFGAQVCRDAGEGAIAGKIEFAGKVMVMVMAIPIIALVINTIVKLLP encoded by the coding sequence ATGGAAATCATTAAGATTGTTGGGGTTGGATTTGTTGTTACAATGCTAGCTTTAATCTTAAAAAAAGATCGCCCGGAGTTTGCAATTCAACTAAGTCTGGCCGTAACAGTTATTATATTTTTACTTATATTAAACAAGCTCCATGTTATATTACAATTGTTTTATGATTTAGCAGAGAAAGCGAATATTAGCATGTTGTATTTAAATACCTTGTTAAAAATTATCGGGATTGCTTATATCACGGAGTTCGGGGCGCAAGTATGTAGAGATGCTGGAGAAGGAGCGATTGCTGGAAAAATTGAATTTGCGGGTAAAGTAATGGTAATGGTAATGGCAATACCAATCATCGCGTTGGTAATTAACACAATCGTCAAATTGCTGCCGTAA
- a CDS encoding O-methyltransferase, with protein sequence MERLLTKMELYAEQYHVPIINAKGKNILTKIITDKKPHRVLEIGTAIGYSALLIAQNSADDVRLTTIELSKDRAEIAQSFIEESTYANQIEIIIGDAAKVLDTLEDYYDLVFIDAAKGQYVNYLYKVLPMLSDEAVIIADNVLFRGYVRSQEKPPRRYKTIVNRLREYIEIVTNHARFDTEIYENGDGLAVSYCRRKNIEKT encoded by the coding sequence ATGGAACGATTATTGACCAAAATGGAACTTTATGCTGAGCAGTATCATGTTCCTATCATTAATGCAAAGGGAAAGAACATTTTAACAAAAATTATTACGGATAAAAAACCGCATAGAGTACTGGAAATAGGTACAGCAATTGGATATTCAGCATTATTGATTGCGCAAAATAGTGCTGACGACGTTAGACTTACGACAATAGAGTTAAGTAAAGATAGGGCGGAAATTGCACAATCCTTCATTGAAGAATCGACTTATGCAAATCAGATTGAAATTATAATTGGTGATGCTGCGAAAGTTTTGGATACATTGGAAGATTATTATGATCTGGTTTTTATTGATGCGGCAAAGGGGCAATACGTAAATTATCTTTATAAAGTATTGCCCATGCTATCTGATGAGGCCGTAATTATCGCTGATAATGTTTTGTTTCGTGGTTATGTAAGAAGTCAAGAAAAACCACCTAGACGGTATAAAACAATTGTGAATAGACTGAGAGAATATATTGAAATAGTAACGAATCATGCTAGATTTGATACGGAAATTTATGAAAATGGTGATGGTCTTGCTGTTTCTTATTGTAGGAGGAAAAATATTGAAAAAACCTGA
- the spoIIIAE gene encoding stage III sporulation protein AE: MKKFLIIFCLCMYFTADVNANENKNADTEFIIGQVFQDLSVEQINQFVVEANKELEEDIPLLNLTTIQDLIRKGLHFDFQEVLQIVLKKIFSEMFLNMHLIGNLLFLAVLSAMLQNLQNAFEKSNIAVLTYSVCFSFLSVIALNAFYNVLKIASNAIDHMVSFMEALLPLLITLLAGMGSLTTAALFSPLMLLLVSVVSLIVKNLVLPFLLISAALTCVNYLTEKYQLNHLTNIFRQSGMIVLGFVMMIFIGVITIQGVAGSIADGVALRTAKFATATFIPVVGKVFADTVELVMGASLLLKNSIGIFGVIAIGTICLLPMIKILSLAFIMKMTGALIEPIGDYKLAKCLTSMGDHLLLVVGALLTVILMFFLTITMIVGAGSVALMLR; the protein is encoded by the coding sequence ATGAAAAAATTTTTGATCATATTTTGTTTGTGTATGTATTTTACTGCAGATGTAAATGCAAATGAAAATAAGAACGCAGATACAGAATTTATTATTGGACAGGTTTTTCAAGATTTATCTGTGGAACAAATCAATCAATTTGTTGTTGAAGCTAATAAAGAACTTGAGGAAGATATTCCTTTACTGAATTTGACAACAATCCAAGACTTGATTCGGAAGGGATTACATTTTGATTTTCAAGAAGTACTACAGATTGTGTTAAAAAAGATATTTTCAGAAATGTTTCTCAATATGCATTTGATCGGTAATTTATTGTTTTTAGCAGTTTTAAGTGCTATGCTGCAAAATTTACAAAATGCATTTGAAAAATCTAATATTGCAGTATTGACTTATAGTGTATGTTTTTCATTTTTATCTGTGATTGCTTTAAATGCTTTTTATAATGTATTAAAAATTGCATCAAATGCAATTGATCATATGGTTTCATTTATGGAAGCCTTGTTGCCATTGCTGATTACTTTACTAGCTGGAATGGGATCGCTTACGACTGCGGCATTATTTAGCCCCTTAATGTTACTGTTGGTCAGTGTAGTGAGTTTAATTGTAAAAAATTTGGTCTTACCTTTTTTATTAATCAGCGCAGCACTAACTTGTGTAAATTATTTAACGGAGAAATATCAATTAAATCATTTGACCAATATTTTTAGGCAGTCGGGTATGATTGTTTTAGGCTTTGTCATGATGATTTTTATTGGTGTAATTACAATTCAAGGGGTTGCTGGAAGCATTGCTGATGGTGTTGCGCTTCGTACAGCGAAATTTGCTACAGCTACATTTATCCCCGTTGTCGGAAAAGTATTTGCAGATACTGTGGAGCTTGTTATGGGAGCATCTTTACTGCTTAAAAATTCGATTGGTATTTTTGGGGTTATTGCAATTGGAACAATTTGTTTATTGCCAATGATAAAAATTCTTTCACTTGCTTTTATTATGAAAATGACAGGTGCATTAATAGAACCAATCGGGGATTACAAATTAGCGAAATGTTTAACTTCAATGGGAGATCATTTATTGTTGGTTGTTGGAGCTTTATTGACGGTTATATTAATGTTTTTTTTGACGATTACGATGATTGTTGGTGCTGGTAGTGTGGCTTTGATGTTAAGGTGA
- the spoIIIAA gene encoding stage III sporulation protein AA, protein MVNTIEKIRNDIYPYLPLHMIHLLKQVDFLLMNQVIEIRLRVNQPFLLVLPDRMYTIQDDGVVNGDLKTGYICNKNDISNTIQAMTKNSFYALEQELRMGYITLEGGHRVGLAGQAILNDGKLKAIKNISSINIRISREVKNCAKDIMRFLIDRNQHIFSTLIIAPPRCGKTTLLRDIVRSFSRMEMNFSGVQVGVVDERSEITACKNGIPTLDIGYCVDVLDGCPKATGILMLIRSMAPDVIVTDELGREEDVIALNEALHAGVSVITSVHGKNLEDVKNRPYVKQLIEEKYFERYIVLTNQPKIGSVQEIIDVKKTHHLFSKTNEKEEFLCC, encoded by the coding sequence ATGGTAAATACAATTGAGAAAATAAGAAATGATATTTATCCATATTTGCCACTTCATATGATTCATTTATTGAAACAAGTCGATTTTTTGCTTATGAATCAAGTGATTGAGATAAGACTTCGTGTAAATCAGCCTTTTCTGCTTGTTTTACCTGATCGTATGTATACAATTCAGGATGACGGTGTTGTAAACGGCGATTTAAAAACAGGTTATATTTGTAATAAAAATGATATTTCTAACACCATACAAGCGATGACGAAAAATTCTTTCTATGCGCTGGAACAGGAATTGAGAATGGGTTATATTACATTAGAAGGCGGTCATAGAGTTGGATTGGCGGGACAGGCCATTTTAAATGATGGAAAATTGAAGGCGATTAAGAATATAAGTTCTATAAATATACGTATTTCTAGAGAAGTAAAAAATTGTGCAAAGGATATCATGCGTTTTTTGATTGATCGAAACCAGCATATTTTTAGTACTTTAATTATTGCACCACCACGCTGTGGCAAAACGACCTTATTACGCGATATTGTGAGGTCTTTCAGTAGGATGGAAATGAATTTTAGTGGTGTACAAGTTGGTGTCGTGGATGAGCGTTCAGAAATTACGGCTTGTAAAAATGGAATTCCTACATTAGATATAGGTTATTGCGTGGATGTTTTGGATGGATGCCCCAAAGCGACTGGAATTCTTATGCTCATTCGATCTATGGCACCGGATGTAATTGTTACAGACGAACTTGGCAGAGAAGAGGATGTGATTGCACTAAATGAAGCTTTGCATGCAGGTGTTTCTGTTATTACGAGTGTACATGGAAAGAATTTAGAAGATGTGAAAAATCGTCCATATGTCAAGCAACTAATAGAAGAAAAATATTTTGAGCGATATATTGTATTGACAAATCAGCCTAAGATAGGCTCTGTACAGGAAATTATTGATGTGAAAAAAACGCATCATTTATTTTCAAAAACAAACGAAAAAGAGGAGTTTTTATGCTGCTGA
- a CDS encoding peptidase U32 family protein yields the protein MKKPELLAPAGNLEKLKMSFIYGADAVFLGGKAFGLRAFGGNFTNEELKEGVEFAHKLNKKVYVTVNIYPHNSDLEKLPDYLRYLESIEVDAILVADLGVFTIAREVAPKLHIHISTQANNTNWASVRSWKNMGASRVVLARELSLTEIEEIRKKCDVELEMFVHGAMCISYSGRCLMSNYFTGRDANRGSCAQSCRWKYSLMEEKRPGEYFPVLEDERGTYIFNSKDMCLLPYIDKVIESGVDSLKIEGRMKSVHYASSVVKAYRQAIDSYFEDRDKFVMKEEWLDELQKVSHREYTTGFYFHRPTDKDQIYGSSSYIQTSDFIGLVLSYDEKTKYATIEQRNNMKRGQEIEIVQPTGNTFMQNIEAMLDEENNPIEVAPHAQQIIKIAMQQPVEPYSMLRRKENYERASQNKDQS from the coding sequence TTGAAAAAACCTGAATTGTTGGCTCCGGCAGGAAATTTGGAAAAATTGAAGATGTCATTTATTTATGGCGCCGATGCAGTATTCCTAGGTGGTAAGGCTTTCGGTCTACGCGCATTTGGAGGCAATTTTACCAATGAAGAATTAAAGGAAGGGGTAGAGTTTGCCCATAAATTAAATAAAAAAGTCTATGTAACAGTAAATATATATCCACATAATAGTGACTTAGAAAAATTGCCTGATTATTTGCGGTATCTGGAATCTATTGAAGTGGATGCTATTTTAGTTGCAGATTTAGGTGTGTTTACAATTGCTCGTGAAGTAGCACCCAAATTACATATCCATATTAGTACGCAAGCCAATAATACGAATTGGGCATCTGTTCGTTCTTGGAAAAACATGGGCGCTTCTCGCGTGGTTTTGGCACGGGAATTATCTTTAACTGAGATTGAGGAAATTCGAAAAAAATGTGACGTGGAATTAGAAATGTTCGTTCATGGTGCAATGTGTATTTCTTATTCTGGACGTTGTTTGATGAGCAATTATTTTACAGGACGGGATGCAAATCGCGGTAGTTGTGCGCAGTCTTGTCGTTGGAAATATAGTCTGATGGAAGAAAAAAGACCGGGTGAGTACTTTCCAGTTTTGGAAGATGAACGGGGAACTTACATTTTTAATTCGAAAGATATGTGTTTATTGCCCTATATCGACAAAGTTATTGAAAGTGGTGTAGATAGCCTTAAAATTGAAGGTCGCATGAAAAGTGTACACTATGCTTCTAGCGTTGTTAAAGCATATCGACAGGCCATTGATAGTTATTTCGAAGATCGAGACAAGTTTGTTATGAAAGAAGAATGGTTAGATGAATTACAAAAGGTATCGCATCGAGAGTATACCACCGGTTTCTATTTTCATCGTCCGACAGATAAAGATCAAATTTACGGTTCTTCATCTTATATTCAAACAAGTGATTTCATTGGCTTAGTGCTGAGCTATGATGAAAAAACAAAATATGCTACGATTGAACAAAGAAACAATATGAAACGTGGTCAAGAAATTGAGATTGTTCAGCCAACAGGAAATACATTTATGCAAAATATTGAAGCGATGTTGGACGAAGAAAACAACCCAATTGAAGTAGCACCACATGCACAGCAGATTATTAAGATTGCAATGCAACAACCTGTAGAACCATATTCGATGTTGAGACGGAAGGAAAACTATGAAAGAGCTAGTCAAAATAAAGATCAATCCTAA
- a CDS encoding stage III sporulation protein AB → MLLKLIGSIFVIFAGSYLGFSMAQRYTKRPNHLRQVLSCIVALKSYMNYTAMPLSDGLMNCTIGVNQEVANFFTTTATLLKEDYLMSPQEAIRKSLEMYKNKLSLTKEDCEVLMLFGCHLGKMDREEQQKYLAMIQKRLEILENEAAILRDKNSKMYRYLGVCGSLMIVLLLL, encoded by the coding sequence ATGCTGCTGAAGTTAATTGGTAGTATTTTTGTTATTTTTGCGGGAAGTTATCTTGGCTTTTCAATGGCGCAGCGTTATACAAAACGGCCAAATCATTTACGACAAGTTTTGAGCTGTATTGTAGCGTTAAAATCATATATGAATTATACTGCTATGCCGCTTAGTGATGGTTTGATGAATTGTACAATTGGTGTGAATCAAGAAGTTGCTAATTTCTTTACTACAACGGCAACCTTATTAAAGGAAGATTATTTAATGTCCCCGCAAGAAGCAATTCGAAAAAGTTTAGAAATGTATAAAAATAAGTTGTCTTTAACGAAAGAAGATTGTGAGGTATTAATGCTTTTTGGTTGTCATCTTGGGAAAATGGATCGTGAGGAGCAGCAAAAATATTTAGCGATGATTCAAAAGAGATTAGAAATATTGGAGAATGAAGCTGCAATACTCAGGGATAAAAACAGTAAAATGTATCGGTATCTAGGTGTATGTGGAAGCTTGATGATCGTACTTTTATTATTATAG
- a CDS encoding DUF4911 domain-containing protein: MKELVKIKINPKDINFFNRIMEGYEYLGIVSTLNKKDGIVVVRTTPDTYDEVREIVNHLQLEYIEYIDV; encoded by the coding sequence ATGAAAGAGCTAGTCAAAATAAAGATCAATCCTAAAGACATAAATTTTTTTAATCGTATTATGGAAGGGTATGAATACTTAGGAATTGTAAGTACATTAAATAAAAAGGACGGAATCGTCGTTGTCAGAACTACACCTGATACTTATGATGAGGTTAGAGAAATTGTGAATCATTTACAGTTAGAATATATTGAATATATCGATGTGTAA
- a CDS encoding peptidoglycan D,D-transpeptidase FtsI family protein, protein MAFSVKRIYYILLMFSVLGVVIFIRLFYLQIIMGKDLAISGLFSRVQEVELRHERGEIFDRNLNAMTNRNKHYDVTIFPSQLKDKYDSIAALAKYSGIPESNVYASLDKAVKPIKFAENVPKKAALAIKSKEIHGVLVNESTNRYSDVASHVIGYCNLIDNRGMSGLEAMYDEKLRFGSKEYLAAVIDARSNLIPGLSYRKFNLEKRDEKFDLILTMDNAIQRSVEQAFDKYATKGAVIVMEPKTGDVLAMVSRPNFDATHLEQYLNGENGALLNRAISAYPPGSVFKLVVAAAALEQNLVSLNESFIDKGFIDVDGTKFRRWDYKSGTRKITFQDAIAYSSNPVLIEVGLRMGMKNLVNFAEKIGFGERTSLSFYNEMQGNLPAQDNIYRGELANLSIGQGECEVTPIQMAAFVSTIVNYGIKVNPVLVSAIIDENGEKINMRDKKEAKRIFSLETAEKIKKMMIAVNQYGTGQAAWIENGGSAGKTGSAETGRKGTDGKGINHAWYVGFSPIEEPKYVVAIFVEDGMSGGDVAAPIFKEIIEKIL, encoded by the coding sequence ATGGCTTTTTCAGTAAAGCGGATTTACTATATATTGCTTATGTTCTCTGTTTTGGGTGTTGTAATTTTTATACGATTGTTTTATTTGCAAATCATTATGGGCAAAGATTTGGCGATATCGGGGTTATTTAGCAGAGTTCAGGAAGTTGAACTTCGACATGAACGAGGAGAAATCTTTGATCGTAATCTAAATGCCATGACGAATCGAAATAAACACTACGATGTTACAATATTTCCCAGCCAATTAAAAGATAAGTATGATTCGATCGCTGCCTTGGCAAAGTATAGCGGTATTCCGGAATCAAACGTATATGCCAGTCTGGATAAGGCTGTGAAGCCGATAAAATTTGCGGAGAATGTGCCAAAGAAAGCAGCGCTTGCAATTAAAAGTAAGGAAATTCATGGTGTATTAGTGAATGAATCTACGAATCGTTATAGTGATGTGGCAAGTCATGTCATTGGCTATTGTAATTTAATAGACAATCGAGGTATGAGTGGCTTAGAAGCGATGTATGATGAAAAATTAAGGTTTGGCAGTAAAGAGTACTTGGCAGCTGTAATTGATGCAAGAAGTAATTTAATTCCGGGACTCAGTTATAGAAAATTCAATTTAGAAAAACGAGATGAAAAATTTGATTTAATTTTAACTATGGATAATGCAATACAAAGAAGCGTAGAACAGGCTTTTGATAAATATGCAACAAAAGGTGCAGTTATTGTTATGGAACCAAAAACTGGAGATGTTTTAGCGATGGTGTCAAGACCTAATTTTGATGCTACACATTTAGAGCAGTATTTAAACGGTGAAAACGGAGCATTGTTAAATAGAGCAATTAGTGCATATCCACCGGGATCAGTATTTAAATTGGTTGTAGCGGCTGCTGCACTAGAGCAAAACTTGGTTTCATTGAACGAATCTTTTATTGATAAAGGGTTTATTGATGTTGACGGTACAAAATTTAGACGATGGGATTATAAAAGTGGAACTAGAAAAATAACGTTTCAAGATGCTATTGCTTATTCTAGTAATCCGGTATTAATTGAAGTTGGCCTGCGTATGGGAATGAAAAACTTGGTGAATTTTGCAGAAAAGATTGGTTTCGGGGAAAGAACGAGTTTAAGTTTTTATAATGAAATGCAGGGGAATTTACCAGCACAGGATAATATTTATCGGGGAGAGTTGGCAAATTTATCCATTGGACAAGGCGAATGTGAAGTGACCCCAATACAAATGGCGGCATTTGTATCAACGATTGTGAACTATGGAATAAAAGTAAATCCGGTTTTAGTAAGCGCTATAATCGATGAAAATGGCGAAAAAATAAATATGCGTGACAAAAAGGAAGCAAAACGTATATTTTCTTTAGAAACTGCTGAAAAAATTAAAAAAATGATGATTGCAGTTAATCAATACGGAACAGGACAAGCCGCTTGGATTGAAAATGGAGGATCGGCAGGGAAAACTGGTTCTGCAGAAACGGGAAGAAAAGGAACGGATGGAAAAGGGATTAATCATGCATGGTATGTTGGTTTTTCGCCAATAGAGGAACCCAAATATGTTGTTGCTATTTTTGTTGAAGATGGGATGTCGGGCGGAGATGTTGCGGCTCCAATCTTTAAAGAAATTATAGAAAAAATCTTGTAA
- a CDS encoding CD1247 N-terminal domain-containing protein, giving the protein MTNVKERVAYLHGLTKGLNVNEQTPEGKVILNIIDVLEDMADDVQDIHSLHHDLETYVETLDEDLNDLEEDFYEDSTRYADDFVEMQCPVCHEEVSFESDILDTKDEVEVTCPHCGSVVYDNITDGDCVYEIDRDGAYNSSYTYSDNPGL; this is encoded by the coding sequence ATGACAAATGTAAAAGAACGAGTTGCATATTTACATGGATTAACGAAGGGTTTAAATGTAAATGAACAGACACCAGAAGGTAAGGTTATTTTAAATATTATTGATGTCTTAGAGGACATGGCAGATGACGTACAAGATATTCATAGTTTGCATCATGATTTAGAAACTTATGTAGAAACATTGGATGAAGATTTAAATGATTTAGAAGAAGATTTTTATGAGGATTCTACGAGATATGCGGACGATTTTGTAGAGATGCAATGTCCTGTTTGTCATGAGGAAGTTTCTTTTGAATCAGATATTTTGGATACGAAAGATGAGGTAGAGGTTACCTGTCCTCATTGTGGAAGTGTAGTTTACGATAATATTACAGATGGTGACTGTGTGTATGAGATAGATCGAGATGGTGCATATAATTCTTCGTATACTTATTCTGATAATCCGGGATTGTAA
- a CDS encoding M24 family metallopeptidase, with protein MEARLAQLRRFLEKQELDAVIIHKFENISYFSGFSGTSGIVIVTRASAKLITDFRYVEQAVKEAVLFEIVEHKKSILAQVSEEIAHESITRVGFEGDSVTYNEFSILKQHLKNIKLKAVGLDQLRSIKDSVEIKKVKKAVAISDAAFDYIVTIIKPGVSEIMIAAELEMRMRKLGSSKPAFDTIVASGHRGSLPHGLATDKILAEGELVTMDFGAVYEGYHSDITRTVCVGKANNRQREIYRIVLESQLLGVKSVKAGKSGKEVDTIVRRFIMEAGYGKFFGHGLGHGVGLAIHELPRLSPSSSSDQLEENMIVTVEPGIYIPEFGGVRIEDTVVVTSAGCDVLTSSSKQLIEINP; from the coding sequence ATGGAAGCTCGTTTAGCTCAATTAAGACGTTTTTTAGAAAAACAAGAATTAGATGCGGTTATCATTCACAAATTCGAAAATATAAGTTATTTTAGTGGTTTTTCTGGAACTTCTGGAATTGTTATTGTTACCAGGGCAAGTGCTAAATTAATTACAGATTTTCGTTATGTTGAGCAAGCTGTGAAAGAGGCTGTCTTATTTGAAATTGTTGAACATAAGAAAAGTATTTTAGCACAAGTTTCTGAAGAAATTGCGCATGAAAGTATCACACGGGTTGGCTTTGAGGGGGATTCAGTTACTTATAATGAATTTTCAATCTTAAAACAACATTTAAAAAATATTAAATTAAAAGCTGTTGGATTAGATCAACTCCGAAGCATCAAAGATAGTGTTGAGATAAAAAAAGTAAAAAAAGCTGTAGCGATTAGTGATGCTGCTTTTGACTATATTGTAACAATAATTAAACCAGGTGTAAGTGAAATTATGATTGCAGCTGAGCTGGAAATGCGCATGCGTAAATTAGGTTCTTCAAAACCTGCGTTTGATACAATCGTAGCTTCTGGGCATAGAGGAAGCTTGCCACATGGTTTGGCGACAGATAAAATACTTGCTGAAGGTGAGCTTGTCACGATGGATTTTGGTGCTGTATACGAAGGATATCATTCTGATATTACGCGTACGGTTTGTGTTGGTAAAGCGAATAACCGGCAACGTGAAATTTACCGTATTGTGCTGGAGTCTCAGTTACTAGGTGTGAAGTCTGTTAAAGCTGGTAAATCCGGTAAAGAAGTTGATACGATTGTTAGACGTTTTATTATGGAAGCAGGTTATGGTAAATTTTTTGGACATGGATTAGGCCATGGTGTAGGGCTCGCGATTCATGAGCTTCCAAGATTGTCACCTTCTAGTTCATCTGATCAACTAGAAGAAAATATGATCGTTACCGTTGAGCCTGGAATCTACATTCCTGAATTTGGTGGCGTGAGAATTGAAGATACTGTTGTGGTTACAAGTGCTGGTTGTGATGTATTGACTAGTAGTAGTAAGCAGTTAATAGAAATAAACCCTTGA